One window of Pseudacidobacterium ailaaui genomic DNA carries:
- a CDS encoding molybdopterin-containing oxidoreductase family protein: MSVAKTVHAVCSHDCPDSCGVLVSVDEAGRAVRIQGDPDHPVTRGFLCGKVARYLDRVYSPDRLLYPMRRRNGVPKGPLPFGREKEAFERIRWDEALDQITEKLRQISAEYGPEAVLPYSYAGTIGVLGYGSMDRRFFHRLGASQLDRTICSTAGGDALVSVYGRKLGTDPELFSLARYILVWGGNVHGNNIHLWPMIEEARRKGAKLVVIDPYKTRTARLADWHVAVNPGTDTALALGMMHVILREGLEDRAYIAENTHGFDALKQHVASYTPGRVAAWTGLSSEDIERLAIEYATTPPAVIRMNYGVQRNENGGAAARAIAMLPALTGAWKHPGGGFQLSTSGAFTWDRTALERPDLMLASPLQRPARVINMTQLGHALTELEAPPVKALFVYNSNPAAIAPDQAQVLRGMKREDLFTVVHEQFFTDTADYADVLLPATTFLEHQDVQGAYGHYYVQISNQAIEPLGEARSNVWLFSQLAQRMGFPEPCFRDTAEDLIAQALRVNQPEKQDPWMAGMTAETLNAAGGHQRLKFSSPFLPFASGPFPTPSGKIEFFSETLAAKGLDPLPTFHPPVESRHSAGPEYPLEFLPRKADNYMNSTFANLAGHQKMEAAYTNFLEMHAEDAATRGIRDGDMVEIFNGRGRLHMRARVSSSVPRGVVAGRLNWNKLSPEGNNVNLLTSQRLTDLGGGPTFYSTLVEVRKA, encoded by the coding sequence GGTGGCCCGGTATCTCGACCGGGTCTATTCGCCGGACAGGTTGCTCTATCCGATGCGCCGCCGTAACGGGGTACCCAAGGGACCGTTGCCTTTTGGTCGGGAAAAAGAGGCATTTGAACGCATCCGTTGGGACGAGGCACTGGACCAGATTACGGAGAAGCTGCGGCAGATCAGCGCAGAGTATGGGCCGGAGGCTGTGCTGCCCTATTCCTATGCCGGGACCATCGGCGTGCTCGGATACGGGTCGATGGACCGCCGTTTTTTTCATCGCCTGGGGGCCTCGCAACTGGACCGCACGATCTGTTCCACGGCCGGTGGTGACGCTCTGGTCTCTGTTTACGGACGCAAGCTGGGCACCGACCCGGAGCTGTTTTCGCTGGCGCGCTACATTCTGGTGTGGGGCGGAAATGTTCACGGTAACAACATTCATCTTTGGCCCATGATTGAGGAGGCACGCCGTAAGGGCGCAAAACTGGTGGTCATTGATCCTTATAAAACCAGGACGGCCCGATTGGCGGACTGGCACGTTGCCGTGAATCCTGGGACCGATACGGCCCTGGCCCTGGGCATGATGCATGTCATTCTGCGGGAAGGACTCGAAGACCGCGCTTACATTGCTGAAAATACTCATGGGTTCGATGCGCTCAAGCAGCATGTCGCCAGCTATACCCCCGGGCGCGTCGCCGCCTGGACTGGCCTTTCCTCCGAGGACATCGAACGGCTGGCTATTGAATACGCAACCACGCCTCCCGCGGTCATCCGCATGAACTACGGCGTGCAGCGGAATGAGAACGGCGGGGCGGCGGCCCGTGCGATTGCCATGCTTCCGGCGCTGACCGGTGCCTGGAAGCATCCCGGTGGGGGCTTCCAGCTCTCCACCAGCGGGGCCTTTACCTGGGACAGGACCGCGCTGGAACGGCCGGACCTGATGCTGGCCAGTCCGCTGCAGCGCCCGGCGCGCGTCATCAACATGACGCAGCTCGGTCACGCTTTGACGGAGCTGGAAGCGCCACCGGTCAAGGCCCTTTTCGTCTACAACTCCAATCCTGCGGCAATTGCTCCAGACCAGGCGCAGGTGCTCCGCGGCATGAAACGCGAAGACCTGTTTACTGTGGTCCATGAGCAGTTCTTTACGGACACTGCCGACTATGCGGACGTCCTGCTGCCTGCGACCACTTTTCTGGAACACCAGGACGTACAAGGCGCCTACGGTCACTACTACGTGCAGATCTCCAACCAGGCCATAGAGCCGCTGGGCGAGGCGCGTTCGAATGTCTGGCTTTTTTCTCAGCTTGCCCAGCGCATGGGCTTTCCCGAACCCTGCTTCCGCGACACGGCCGAGGACCTGATTGCCCAGGCGCTCCGCGTAAACCAGCCGGAAAAACAGGACCCGTGGATGGCAGGAATGACTGCTGAAACCCTGAATGCGGCCGGCGGCCACCAGCGGTTAAAGTTTTCCAGCCCATTTCTTCCTTTTGCCAGTGGGCCCTTCCCAACTCCAAGCGGCAAAATCGAGTTCTTCTCTGAAACGCTGGCGGCGAAAGGACTCGATCCTCTACCCACCTTCCATCCTCCAGTGGAATCGCGCCATTCTGCCGGGCCCGAGTACCCGCTGGAGTTTCTGCCCCGCAAGGCGGACAACTATATGAACTCGACCTTTGCCAACCTTGCCGGACACCAAAAGATGGAGGCCGCCTACACCAACTTCCTCGAAATGCATGCGGAAGATGCAGCCACGCGGGGCATCCGGGACGGAGACATGGTGGAGATCTTCAATGGGCGCGGACGATTGCATATGCGGGCCCGCGTCAGCAGCAGCGTACCCCGCGGTGTGGTGGCCGGGCGGCTGAACTGGAACAAGCTTTCGCCGGAGGGCAACAATGTGAACCTGCTCACCTCGCAGCGTCTCACCGACCTGGGCGGTGGACCCACGTTTTACTCCACACTTGTGGAAGTAAGGAAAGCATAG